The following are encoded together in the Methanothermobacter tenebrarum genome:
- a CDS encoding biotin transporter BioY — translation MNLENYYRKRYMLFRWRNSQSFVNKSIMAFFMACLTGLMAQIVIPLPWTPVPITAQTFSVLISGILLGRYWGGFSQLLYVLLGISGIPWFAGMKGGYSILLGASGGYLIGFIIAALFLGHFVDKYVKSRNFIPMFGLMLFANFILIYVPGLLVLGFWVYTVKGVIPTIWELLVMGLLPFIVGDIFKIMGASALTKAITPKEPYGEEVDIKTGW, via the coding sequence GTGAACTTGGAAAATTATTACAGGAAACGTTACATGTTATTCAGATGGAGGAACAGCCAATCCTTCGTTAATAAATCTATCATGGCATTTTTCATGGCATGTCTAACAGGTTTAATGGCCCAGATTGTAATCCCACTCCCATGGACACCAGTACCCATAACAGCCCAAACATTCTCTGTTCTAATTTCGGGAATACTCCTGGGAAGATATTGGGGTGGTTTCAGCCAACTACTCTATGTATTATTGGGCATCAGCGGAATACCATGGTTCGCAGGAATGAAAGGCGGTTACAGCATCCTACTGGGGGCTAGTGGAGGATACTTGATAGGTTTTATAATAGCAGCGCTTTTCCTAGGCCACTTCGTTGACAAATACGTAAAGTCTCGGAATTTCATCCCGATGTTTGGTCTAATGCTCTTTGCAAACTTCATCCTAATATATGTACCCGGACTCCTCGTTCTAGGTTTCTGGGTGTACACAGTAAAGGGAGTCATTCCAACAATATGGGAGCTCCTTGTCATGGGTCTTCTACCATTCATCGTCGGGGATATATTCAAAATTATGGGAGCTTCCGCACTCACAAAGGCTATAACACCCAAGGAACCCTATGGTGAAGAAGTTGACATCAAAACAGGATGGTGA
- a CDS encoding metalloregulator ArsR/SmtB family transcription factor, with the protein MKSDTKRPTNEQIKELKAILSKIPDDETLEKNASIIKALADPTRLKIVYLLQHGERCVCEIIEALKRPQPTISHHLAILKNVGILKWRKEGIWIHYRLADEKILELIEKLLKKIK; encoded by the coding sequence ATGAAATCCGATACTAAAAGGCCGACTAATGAACAGATCAAAGAACTTAAGGCGATTTTGTCAAAAATCCCGGATGATGAAACGCTTGAAAAGAATGCCTCCATTATAAAAGCGTTGGCCGATCCTACAAGGCTTAAAATAGTATACCTTCTCCAACATGGGGAACGTTGCGTATGTGAAATAATAGAAGCCCTTAAAAGGCCCCAACCGACAATATCCCATCACTTAGCCATCCTAAAAAATGTTGGGATTCTTAAATGGAGAAAAGAGGGTATATGGATACATTACAGGTTAGCAGATGAAAAAATACTAGAGCTTATAGAAAAACTACTCAAAAAAATAAAATAA
- a CDS encoding universal stress protein, whose translation MYKKILLATDGSKCSKVAAEHAIKIAEQNNAELIVLTVTETYPVEKLPVEDLTRKVIQLFKEESEKALQDVEEMIKERGSPIKFVLKNVEGKAADSILRVAEDENVDLIVVGVSGKHALERFVLGSVSEKVVRNARVPVLVVRSKKKK comes from the coding sequence ATGTACAAGAAAATATTATTAGCCACCGATGGATCTAAATGTTCCAAGGTCGCTGCAGAACATGCTATTAAAATCGCTGAACAGAATAATGCAGAGTTAATAGTCCTAACAGTGACTGAAACATACCCGGTTGAAAAACTTCCAGTTGAAGACCTAACGCGTAAAGTGATCCAACTCTTCAAAGAAGAATCAGAAAAGGCCCTCCAGGATGTTGAGGAGATGATAAAGGAGAGAGGGTCCCCTATAAAATTTGTCTTGAAGAATGTTGAAGGAAAAGCTGCAGATTCAATCCTCAGAGTCGCTGAAGACGAAAATGTTGATCTTATCGTTGTTGGAGTTTCAGGAAAACACGCCCTTGAGAGATTCGTGCTTGGAAGCGTGTCCGAAAAAGTGGTGAGAAACGCACGAGTCCCAGTGCTCGTGGTTCGTTCAAAAAAAAAGAAATAG
- a CDS encoding ABC transporter permease, with translation MGQLNRALTITKKNILIYYLKGPVIIFGVLIPVFFFLAFITGGKQLPWSFLISGLTAMTVFFTATSVSPVIMPWEAQMNTLERLIASPISIYALIFGDLLASICFSFMITIIPIILALATNVTIMDPLTLILGIILASICFSALGTLLSTPRTNLPSNIMMLSSLIKFPLVFISGIFIPIERMGWGSYIALFSPLTYTMDIIRYSMQGTHAYPINIDILAIIISIIIFLTASVKLHEANIPYRI, from the coding sequence TTGGGCCAATTAAACCGTGCGCTGACCATAACAAAAAAGAACATCCTCATATATTATCTGAAAGGGCCAGTTATAATATTCGGCGTTCTCATACCAGTATTCTTTTTCTTGGCCTTTATAACTGGGGGTAAACAGTTACCTTGGAGTTTCCTTATAAGTGGACTTACAGCCATGACAGTATTTTTCACCGCAACATCAGTATCCCCAGTAATAATGCCCTGGGAAGCCCAAATGAACACATTAGAAAGACTCATAGCATCCCCAATTTCAATCTACGCGTTAATATTCGGCGACTTATTAGCATCTATTTGCTTCAGTTTCATGATAACCATCATACCCATAATATTAGCATTAGCCACGAATGTAACAATCATGGATCCGCTAACTTTAATCTTGGGGATAATATTGGCTTCTATATGTTTTTCAGCGCTTGGAACGCTATTATCAACCCCAAGAACAAATCTTCCATCTAATATCATGATGTTATCATCTTTAATCAAATTCCCCCTAGTATTTATAAGTGGCATATTCATACCAATAGAAAGGATGGGCTGGGGAAGCTACATAGCCCTATTCTCGCCACTAACCTACACCATGGATATTATAAGATATTCAATGCAAGGAACCCATGCATATCCCATAAACATTGACATACTCGCCATAATCATCTCTATCATAATCTTCCTCACAGCCTCTGTAAAACTACACGAAGCAAACATACCATACAGAATATAG
- a CDS encoding ATP-binding cassette domain-containing protein: protein MVIEVKGLSKKFGDIQAVDNISFNVKEGEIFGFLGPNGAGKTTTVRMLTGIIKPDNGQINILGHDMIKDPIKVKEKIGVVPETSNAYIDITGWENMMLTAGLYDMPKEKATRRSKELLEDFDIYNRRNYKVKGYSKGMKQRLILCMALLHNPLILFLDEPTSGLDVQSSIKIIEKLKKIKEEGKTIFLTTHNMWEAEKLCDRIAIINKGKIAAIDKPRFLKEITEEMKEIEVIFEEKPDLEKLKKFVSIIRRKDKSFIIESEDMTDTIWKIGKFAMENNLQIKSLNTLTPSLEEVFIKIIEGK from the coding sequence ATGGTAATAGAAGTTAAAGGTCTCAGCAAAAAGTTCGGGGACATCCAAGCAGTAGACAATATAAGCTTCAACGTCAAAGAAGGTGAAATATTCGGGTTCCTCGGACCCAACGGAGCCGGTAAAACCACCACCGTAAGGATGTTAACAGGCATAATAAAACCAGATAATGGCCAGATAAACATCCTAGGCCATGATATGATAAAAGATCCTATAAAAGTTAAAGAAAAGATAGGAGTTGTCCCAGAAACCTCCAACGCATACATAGATATCACAGGCTGGGAAAATATGATGCTCACCGCCGGACTCTATGACATGCCCAAGGAAAAGGCTACCAGACGCTCAAAAGAACTCCTAGAAGATTTCGACATTTACAATAGAAGAAACTACAAGGTTAAAGGCTATTCTAAGGGGATGAAACAGCGGCTAATACTCTGCATGGCACTTCTACACAACCCTCTAATTTTATTTCTTGACGAGCCCACAAGCGGCCTTGATGTTCAAAGCAGCATAAAAATAATAGAGAAACTTAAAAAGATAAAAGAGGAAGGTAAAACAATCTTCCTGACAACCCATAACATGTGGGAGGCCGAAAAACTCTGCGACAGGATAGCCATAATAAACAAGGGAAAAATCGCGGCAATAGACAAACCAAGATTCCTTAAGGAGATAACAGAAGAAATGAAAGAGATTGAGGTAATATTCGAAGAAAAACCCGACCTTGAAAAACTAAAAAAGTTTGTCAGCATAATCCGTAGAAAAGATAAAAGTTTCATAATAGAATCTGAAGACATGACTGATACTATATGGAAGATAGGTAAATTTGCAATGGAAAATAATCTCCAGATAAAATCATTAAATACTCTCACACCCTCACTAGAAGAGGTCTTCATAAAAATAATAGAAGGGAAATAG
- a CDS encoding pyrroline-5-carboxylate reductase, whose protein sequence is MKIAFIGGGRIVRIILDGLKRADSLPESISVYDKDEKALKRLERFPISTGTDNRKAADADIIFLAVHPPIIRSVLQEIKGSLKDDSIIVSLAPKVTIKQIRDQTGSQKVARIIPNAPSIINKGYNPITFSKSIKRKEKEKLLEILEPLGEFPEVDEDKLEAYAVITAMGPTYFWFQLIELEKLAKSFGMDTDEAKKAIEKMVKGAVDVLYHSQLKRDEILDLIPVKPLGESEAEIKSIYKNKLNAIFKQLKG, encoded by the coding sequence ATGAAGATCGCATTCATTGGAGGAGGAAGGATTGTAAGAATAATCCTAGATGGGCTTAAAAGGGCTGACAGTCTACCAGAGAGTATATCAGTCTATGACAAAGATGAAAAGGCCTTGAAGAGACTGGAAAGGTTCCCGATAAGTACTGGAACAGATAATAGGAAAGCAGCAGATGCGGACATAATATTCTTAGCTGTTCATCCTCCCATTATAAGATCCGTCCTCCAAGAGATAAAAGGATCCTTAAAAGACGATTCCATAATAGTGTCACTCGCTCCTAAAGTGACCATTAAACAAATACGCGACCAGACAGGATCCCAGAAAGTAGCGCGTATAATACCAAACGCGCCCTCCATAATCAACAAAGGATACAATCCAATCACATTCTCCAAGAGTATAAAAAGAAAAGAAAAAGAGAAACTACTAGAAATCTTAGAGCCCCTCGGAGAATTCCCAGAAGTCGACGAGGATAAACTCGAAGCATACGCTGTTATAACAGCAATGGGCCCCACCTATTTCTGGTTCCAACTCATAGAACTTGAAAAGTTAGCCAAATCCTTTGGAATGGATACTGATGAGGCTAAAAAGGCCATAGAAAAGATGGTGAAAGGAGCAGTTGACGTCCTTTATCATTCCCAACTCAAAAGAGATGAAATCCTAGACCTTATACCAGTAAAACCTCTAGGTGAAAGTGAGGCTGAAATAAAATCCATTTACAAGAACAAGCTAAATGCCATCTTCAAACAATTAAAAGGATAA
- a CDS encoding MTH895/ArsE family thioredoxin-like protein, which translates to MKLRIYGVGCANCEILEKNTKEAVKELGIEAEIEKIDDIDAILESGITALPALAIDGEIKVMGRIASKEEIKNLLS; encoded by the coding sequence ATGAAATTAAGAATTTATGGAGTTGGATGCGCAAACTGTGAAATACTTGAAAAAAACACCAAAGAAGCTGTAAAAGAGCTTGGAATCGAAGCAGAAATCGAAAAAATAGACGACATTGACGCGATATTAGAATCTGGTATAACAGCCCTCCCAGCGCTCGCAATAGATGGTGAAATTAAAGTCATGGGTAGAATAGCGTCAAAAGAGGAGATAAAAAACCTCCTATCCTAA
- a CDS encoding permease, translating into MVLQELADYITYNLLGLEPSSHLGSAVNFFIYDTTKILILLTVLIFAISFIRTYIPPHKVKETLEKRHKYTGNIAAALVGIITPFCSCSAVPLFIGFVEAGVPLGATFSFLISSPLINEIAIILLLGLFGWEITAIYIISGLIIAIIGGIIIGELRLENQLEDYVYETLEKLKKLGNPNIETPDPTLKERYIIAKNETKDILRRVTLYIIIAIAIGAWIHGYVPQDFLIKYAGQENFLAVPVAVLIGVPLYSNAAGTIPLISALIEKGMAIGTALALMMSITALSLPEMIILRKVMKPRLLALFIAILAISITITGYIFNFIL; encoded by the coding sequence GTGGTGCTGCAAGAACTCGCCGATTACATAACATACAATCTCCTCGGACTTGAACCTTCATCACACCTTGGAAGTGCTGTGAACTTCTTTATCTATGACACGACAAAAATACTCATACTCCTCACAGTCCTAATATTCGCCATATCATTTATCAGAACATATATACCACCACATAAGGTTAAAGAAACCTTGGAAAAGAGGCATAAATATACAGGGAATATAGCAGCAGCCCTTGTAGGAATAATAACACCATTCTGTTCATGCTCAGCAGTACCACTATTCATCGGGTTCGTCGAAGCAGGAGTACCACTCGGCGCAACATTCTCATTCCTCATATCATCACCCCTAATAAACGAAATAGCAATAATACTCCTCCTAGGTTTATTCGGCTGGGAAATAACAGCCATATACATAATATCAGGTTTGATAATAGCCATAATCGGCGGCATAATAATAGGAGAATTAAGATTAGAAAACCAACTCGAAGATTATGTCTATGAAACGCTCGAAAAGCTGAAGAAACTTGGAAATCCAAACATTGAAACACCAGACCCCACTTTGAAGGAAAGATACATCATAGCAAAAAACGAAACAAAAGACATACTACGAAGAGTAACACTCTATATTATCATAGCAATCGCTATAGGCGCATGGATCCACGGATACGTGCCACAAGACTTCCTCATAAAATATGCCGGTCAAGAAAACTTCCTAGCGGTCCCTGTAGCCGTTCTAATAGGAGTACCATTATATTCAAATGCAGCAGGAACCATACCATTAATATCAGCCCTCATCGAAAAAGGCATGGCCATTGGAACAGCACTAGCACTTATGATGTCAATAACTGCACTTTCACTCCCAGAGATGATAATATTAAGGAAGGTTATGAAACCAAGACTACTCGCTCTATTCATAGCAATACTTGCAATTTCCATAACAATAACTGGTTACATATTCAATTTCATATTATAG
- the xerA gene encoding site-specific tyrosine recombinase/integron integrase, with translation METRSGPQNILKDFPEMIEDYLIDLEIRNYSPNTIKTYKSIIDNFYRFLIEEGSDKNILRSFKKYIRYLKREKKVSQNYIYLVTIVVKKFFEFHKMEHLKDIKTPKRAKSLPKSLNEDEVKKLIDAVQAISDSKQQKFTKTRDKLILSLLYSSGLRVSELVSLKVNDIDLKDRTIRIRGKGNKDRIVLFDQKTKKLIKDYLNERIHESEYLFINRFGKPLTARYVQITIKNYAKKAGIKKKVTPHILRHSFATHLLKNGVDIRAIQQLLGHSNLSTTQIYTSVDMVTLKNLYDKAKLL, from the coding sequence ATGGAAACTAGAAGTGGCCCACAAAATATCCTCAAAGACTTCCCTGAAATGATAGAAGACTATCTAATCGACCTAGAAATTAGAAATTATTCCCCAAACACCATAAAAACTTATAAATCCATCATAGACAATTTTTACAGGTTCTTAATTGAAGAAGGGTCGGATAAAAACATTCTAAGATCATTCAAGAAATATATAAGATATCTGAAAAGGGAGAAAAAAGTATCCCAAAATTACATATACCTTGTAACTATAGTTGTTAAAAAATTCTTCGAATTCCACAAAATGGAGCACCTAAAAGATATTAAAACCCCAAAAAGGGCAAAATCACTCCCAAAATCACTGAACGAAGATGAAGTGAAAAAACTAATAGATGCTGTGCAGGCCATAAGCGACTCAAAACAGCAAAAATTTACAAAAACACGAGACAAACTCATACTCTCACTACTTTATTCTTCAGGATTAAGAGTCTCGGAACTTGTATCCCTCAAAGTAAATGACATAGACCTTAAAGATAGGACAATACGCATAAGGGGTAAAGGTAACAAAGACCGCATAGTACTATTCGACCAAAAAACAAAAAAACTAATCAAAGACTACCTCAATGAGAGAATCCATGAAAGCGAATACCTATTCATAAACCGCTTCGGCAAACCACTAACAGCACGCTATGTCCAGATAACCATAAAAAATTATGCGAAAAAGGCAGGGATCAAGAAAAAAGTGACACCGCACATACTAAGACATTCATTCGCAACACACCTCCTAAAAAACGGTGTTGACATAAGAGCCATACAACAACTCCTCGGACACTCCAACCTGTCAACAACACAAATCTATACAAGCGTAGACATGGTAACACTAAAAAACCTTTATGACAAGGCCAAACTCCTATAA
- a CDS encoding ATP-binding protein, with amino-acid sequence MYVDMRKETLDDIESTEDIKIPEDPLERVIGHDNIMPMIKIAAKQKRNLLLVGPPGIGKSLLAQAISYHLPKPSEEIIVVHNPEQPERPFVEIKTRKEIENELLEMEMAEGELIDPQSAPDAVAERLGFKCVHCGEYSSAYTSICPKCGGEKFAHINARRKHLGDLLGMFEMNSNNLKVPQKRVTTTRIINGVEEVVIYERVGGDEIKVLDQRALEKRRQMVEEKPRNVIVPLERKTFIQATGASETELLGDVRHDPYGGHPDLGSQPYERVVPGAIHEAHEGVLFIDEIVHIASLQRYILSAMQDKTFPIIGRNPQSAGSSVRVENVPCDFIFIGACNIIDLQYILPPLRSRIQGEGYEILMNTTMPDTPENRAKLAQFVAQEIEIDGKIPPAKVDAIELIIEEARKRARVIDDMEDSLTLRLRDLGGVVRMAGDLAVMEGSEYITSKHVQAAIKKAIPVEEQIIKKYKSYENALQKDLTSSQHIRKFPEHHENIDRSYM; translated from the coding sequence ATGTATGTTGACATGCGGAAGGAAACCCTAGATGATATTGAAAGTACAGAGGATATAAAAATACCAGAAGATCCCCTAGAGAGAGTTATAGGCCACGACAATATAATGCCAATGATTAAAATTGCCGCGAAACAGAAAAGAAACCTATTACTCGTCGGCCCCCCGGGCATAGGTAAATCACTCCTTGCACAGGCAATCTCATACCATCTACCCAAACCATCTGAGGAGATAATAGTCGTACACAACCCAGAACAACCCGAAAGACCATTCGTAGAAATTAAAACCCGGAAAGAGATAGAAAACGAACTATTAGAAATGGAAATGGCCGAAGGGGAGTTAATAGACCCTCAAAGCGCTCCAGATGCTGTGGCTGAGAGGCTTGGGTTCAAGTGCGTCCACTGTGGCGAATATAGTAGCGCATATACCAGCATATGCCCCAAGTGTGGAGGGGAAAAATTCGCCCACATCAACGCTAGACGAAAACACCTCGGGGATTTGCTGGGAATGTTCGAGATGAATTCCAACAACCTCAAAGTCCCCCAAAAGAGAGTTACAACAACAAGGATAATAAATGGTGTAGAAGAAGTAGTCATCTACGAAAGAGTGGGCGGAGACGAAATAAAGGTGCTCGACCAAAGAGCATTAGAAAAGAGAAGACAGATGGTGGAAGAAAAGCCAAGAAACGTAATAGTCCCATTAGAGCGGAAAACATTCATCCAAGCAACAGGAGCCAGTGAAACAGAACTCCTAGGAGATGTGAGACACGACCCCTACGGGGGACACCCAGACCTTGGATCACAACCCTACGAGAGGGTAGTACCAGGAGCAATACATGAAGCACACGAAGGAGTACTATTCATAGACGAAATAGTCCACATTGCAAGCCTACAAAGATACATATTAAGTGCAATGCAAGACAAGACATTCCCAATCATCGGAAGAAACCCCCAAAGTGCCGGGAGCTCCGTTAGAGTTGAAAATGTCCCATGCGACTTCATATTTATAGGTGCATGCAACATCATAGACTTACAATACATATTACCACCCCTCAGGTCAAGGATACAAGGTGAAGGCTATGAGATACTCATGAACACAACAATGCCAGACACCCCAGAGAACAGGGCAAAACTAGCACAATTCGTAGCACAAGAAATAGAAATAGATGGCAAAATACCCCCTGCAAAAGTAGACGCAATAGAGCTCATAATAGAGGAAGCAAGGAAACGTGCAAGGGTCATTGACGACATGGAAGATTCATTAACACTCAGACTCAGAGACCTTGGGGGAGTTGTGAGAATGGCAGGAGACCTTGCAGTAATGGAAGGAAGCGAATACATAACAAGCAAACATGTACAAGCCGCCATAAAAAAAGCCATCCCAGTAGAAGAACAGATAATAAAAAAATACAAAAGCTATGAGAACGCACTCCAAAAAGATCTCACAAGTTCCCAACACATACGCAAATTCCCAGAACACCATGAAAACATAGACAGAAGCTACATGTAA
- the dnaG gene encoding DNA primase DnaG, with the protein MGKEEISTTKYLIHAQINANGIVEKPDVVGAIFGQTEGLLSNDLDLRELQKTGRIGRIKVNITSRGGKSKGEIIIPSSLDRVETAILAASLETINRVGPCEAYIQVTKVEDVRAVKRKKVVERAKEIYASMMEEVAPESIKMIEEVKEAMRVHEITEYGEEKLPAGPNVATSDAILVVEGRSDVLNLLKHGIKNAIAVEGVNIPKTVAELTRKKTATAFVDGDRGGELILKELLQVADIDYVTRAPKGKEVEELGKDEIMVALRNKVPVEQIYHELGMPAKSKKTEDKMVLLKNILEELEGSGNAEILDDALNILKEVRVENLYDELKNVNNHPYAIVFDGVVTQRLVDISYEKGVKYLVAIRSGEVAKKPQNIKIITNN; encoded by the coding sequence ATGGGAAAAGAGGAAATAAGCACAACTAAATACCTTATTCACGCTCAAATTAACGCTAACGGGATTGTTGAAAAACCAGACGTAGTAGGCGCAATATTCGGACAAACAGAAGGATTACTAAGCAACGACCTAGACCTTAGAGAATTGCAAAAAACAGGAAGAATAGGAAGAATCAAAGTCAACATAACATCAAGAGGCGGTAAATCAAAAGGAGAAATAATAATACCATCAAGCCTAGACAGAGTCGAAACAGCCATACTAGCAGCATCACTAGAAACCATAAACAGAGTAGGACCATGCGAAGCCTACATACAAGTTACAAAGGTCGAAGATGTAAGAGCAGTGAAAAGAAAAAAAGTAGTTGAACGTGCAAAGGAAATATATGCCAGTATGATGGAAGAAGTGGCGCCAGAAAGTATCAAGATGATAGAAGAAGTCAAAGAGGCCATGAGAGTCCATGAAATAACAGAATACGGTGAGGAGAAACTGCCCGCAGGCCCCAATGTAGCCACATCAGATGCAATCCTAGTCGTGGAAGGAAGATCAGACGTCCTAAACCTCCTAAAACATGGTATAAAAAATGCAATCGCAGTCGAAGGCGTGAACATACCCAAGACTGTCGCAGAACTCACCCGCAAAAAAACAGCAACGGCCTTCGTAGATGGTGACAGGGGCGGAGAACTCATCCTAAAAGAACTCCTACAAGTAGCAGACATAGACTATGTTACAAGAGCCCCCAAAGGAAAAGAAGTAGAAGAACTCGGAAAAGACGAAATAATGGTCGCCCTCAGAAACAAGGTCCCAGTAGAACAAATCTACCACGAACTAGGCATGCCAGCGAAAAGCAAAAAAACAGAAGACAAAATGGTATTATTAAAAAACATCCTCGAAGAACTAGAAGGCTCAGGTAACGCTGAAATCCTAGATGACGCCCTTAACATCCTAAAAGAAGTTAGAGTCGAAAACCTTTACGACGAATTAAAGAATGTCAACAACCACCCATATGCAATAGTATTTGATGGTGTGGTAACACAACGTTTAGTTGACATATCATATGAGAAGGGAGTAAAATATTTAGTAGCCATAAGAAGTGGCGAAGTCGCGAAAAAACCCCAAAACATCAAGATAATAACAAATAATTGA
- a CDS encoding toprim domain-containing protein, whose product MVIKGFNMTLGRLQRLNEELEELRYCSKQGIPILIEGKRDEEALQELGIHGKFVKVSGSSSNLSEIADSVARSSSMVIILTDFDRKGNQLAKRLRRELESLGCYPNLQIRRRIMGMTRKYIKDIQSLPKYIQRLEMEISPYHFQTSIY is encoded by the coding sequence ATGGTTATTAAAGGTTTTAACATGACACTGGGAAGATTACAGCGCTTGAACGAAGAACTAGAGGAACTTAGATATTGCAGTAAACAAGGGATACCAATTCTGATAGAAGGGAAAAGAGACGAAGAAGCTCTTCAAGAACTTGGAATTCATGGCAAATTCGTAAAAGTTTCAGGGTCATCATCAAATTTATCCGAAATTGCAGATTCGGTTGCCAGATCATCATCAATGGTGATAATTCTCACGGATTTTGATAGGAAGGGTAACCAACTGGCAAAGAGACTCCGGAGAGAATTAGAGAGCCTAGGCTGTTACCCGAATTTACAGATACGCAGAAGGATAATGGGGATGACAAGAAAATACATAAAAGACATACAAAGTCTTCCCAAATACATACAAAGACTAGAGATGGAGATCTCCCCATACCATTTCCAAACCTCCATCTACTAA
- a CDS encoding DUF211 domain-containing protein produces the protein MAKGLIRIVLDILKPHDPIIPYYAIYLSKLKGVEGVNITLMEIDKETENIKVTIQGNDLDFEEITEAIEKYGGSIHSVDEVVAGKVMVEEVTTPQD, from the coding sequence GTGGCGAAAGGGCTTATTAGGATCGTGTTGGACATACTAAAACCCCATGATCCTATAATCCCATATTATGCAATATATTTGAGCAAGCTTAAGGGTGTTGAGGGCGTTAATATAACCCTTATGGAAATTGACAAGGAAACAGAGAACATTAAGGTAACCATACAAGGAAACGACCTAGATTTTGAGGAGATAACAGAGGCCATTGAAAAGTATGGTGGATCAATACACAGTGTAGATGAGGTCGTGGCTGGTAAAGTCATGGTGGAAGAGGTTACAACACCACAGGATTGA